One genomic segment of Panicum virgatum strain AP13 chromosome 2N, P.virgatum_v5, whole genome shotgun sequence includes these proteins:
- the LOC120659017 gene encoding peroxidase 2-like — translation MAAKLAVFTVLALLGSVSCQAGYGGYGYGGGNPTPPTPTYPPAPSPPTPTGPSPPPTAGLRVGYYDDKCPGAEGIVREAVRGANDGIKAGLVRLFFHDCFVRGCDASVLLQPTDANPQPEMLGIPNLSLRGFGVIDAAKTTLEATCPGVVSCADIVAFAGRDASYFLSGYAINFTMPAGRYDGTVSLANETLPNLPPPFADVPRLKAMFAAKGLDAVDMVALSGAHSIGRSHCSSFSDRLPPSNTSDMDPAFAAELQANCTSPTGADNTVAQDYKTPDQLDSQYYMNVINHKVLFKSDAALLKSNETIPLVYAAALSPKLWKYKFGQAMVKMGGVEVKTAANGEIRKMCGFVNKPY, via the exons ATGGCCGCTAAGCTCGCCGTCTTCACCGTACTCGCGCTGCTCGGCTCCGTGTCGTGCCAAGCGGGCTACGGCGGCTATGGCTATGGCGGCGGCAATCCCACTCCTCCGACACCCACTTATCCTCCGGCACCCAGCCCACCCACACCCACCGGACCAAGCCCTCCTCCTACCGCTGGCCTGAGGGTCGGATACTACGACGACAAGTGCCCCGGAGCCGAAGGCATCGTCAGGGAGGCCGTGCGCGGCGCCAACGACGGCATCAAAGCTGGGCTCGTCCGCCTCTtcttccacgactgcttcgtcCGG GGGTGCGACGCCTCCGTTCTGCTCCAGCCGACGGACGCCAACCCGCAGCCGGAGATGCTGGGCATCCCGAACCTGAGCCTGCGCGGATTCGGGGTCATCGACGCGGCGAAGACCACGCTCGAGGCGACGTGCCCGGGCGTCGTGTCCTGCGCCGACATCGTCGCCTTTGCCGGCCGCGACGCCAGCTACTTCCTCAGCGGCTACGCGATCAACTTCACCATGCCCGCGGGCCGCTACGACGGCACCGTGTCCCTCGCCAACGAGACCCTGCCCAACCTGCCCCCGCCCTTCGCCGACGTCCCGCGCCTCAAGGCCATGTTCGCCGCCAAGGGGCTCGACGCCGTCGACATGGTCGCGCTCTCCGGCGCGCACAGCATCGGCCGCTCCCACTGCTCGTCCTTCTCCGACCGCCTCCCGCCCAGCAACACCTCGGACATGGACCCGGCGTTCGCCGCCGAGCTCCAGGCTAACTGCACGTCGCCGACCGGCGCAGACAACACGGTGGCGCAGGACTACAAGACCCCCGACCAGCTGGACAGCCAGTACTACATGAACGTGATCAACCACAAGGTGCTCTTCAAATCCGACGCCGCGCTCCTCAAGTCGAACGAGACGATTCCACTGGTGTACGCAGCCGCCCTCTCTCCGAAGCTGTGGAAGTACAAGTTCGGGCAGGCCATGGTGAAGATGGGCGGCGTCGAGGTCAAGACCGCCGCCAATGGGGAGATCAGGAAGATGTGCGGCTTCGTCAACAAGCCATACTAG